aatattctgtatttttttaagtaatgataTCATATAGATTTATTATGTGgacatgtaattgaataaaaatttataagttatataacatactttttctataatattatatgcattaagTATTGatacatatttacatgtaCCTTTTAACATAagttatttactttgtaaaatatattttcatatattgagcttataaatactttttgtgtttcatgatttataaaaaattataaattatgaatattatttttaaaataaaatgtgagtaaaattttaaaccacaaaaaataatttgagggagatattttaataaaaaatattttagaaagtagaataaaaaaaatagggataaGTGAAAATGATGacatttttatcttatcaagccaaattattttgtcaatagTGTTTTTGTTAACTTATATTTGAAAGTGTAAATAAAACACATAGTTCAGTATATCTAACCCTTATTTAAACGAACCTAAAAAAATGTTCAGGTCTTGTTTGGTTGGATGTGATGGTAACAGGTGGTTGTGGGCCTAACTCCTGAGGAGGACGTACTGAAAAATTCCAATCCTGAGTCCAACAGTGCTCCcttacaaaatttaactgtaCTTTTCCACCTTCCTACTAGTGTTGCACAGCGCTGGGAAGCCTTTCTATCATAAGAAGCACTTGCATTAAATTTCGTGAAAAGGTAAAGGAAAAGATGGGCAGATGTAGTGAGTTAAGCTGACAAAATTTGTTGAAGCTGCAAGCTGGTGACAAAAGAGGCAGTCGTAGGTTCAGTTGATATCTTCCAAAAGTAGTGCAATAACCTTTCTGCGAATTATGTTTGGGAGTTTTActtgattatatatttcataagtTTTATAAGATATGGGGGGTTGCACAAATTGTTGAACTTTGCACTAAGCTCCCTACAAACATAACAATCAAACTATATGCCTACTGAAGATGAACATTTATTGCACATTTCTTGTGTTTTGGGAGGTTTAGTCTAAccaacttaatattttgagaagGTGATGTGCATTTTCTCTTCTATAGGCATATAAATTTAGATGGTGTTTGAGTGGGCTTTTAAGTGGTCATGACAAATGGCGATGGTAGGTCGGGACCTTGTCTAGAAATCATCTTAAATAGGAATtctgatttaattattaggtTTGAATTTAGGATTGAGGGATGGACTTTAACTGTATGAACTATGTCAAGTTCGACGTGTGTAACCCAAACCTCTCCATATAATAGTtgtagaaatatttaatttatctatgtttgaaatttttatttaatgcaTACATATTgtgaaataaattacattcttaacataataatatcttctaaaatatttaagaataataatttattttttgaaaagatataataaataattacataaaatgcaagaaaatttAGTCAGATTGTACAGGTCTAATTGAAAATGGATTGGGTTTAAAACAGGTTTGAGGCTTGGACGTGGTGAGTTGTGGTTTAGGACTGAGTTGAGGTGGTTTGAATCAGATTAAAATAAAGTGGGTGGGTCTTGAACCCGCACATATTGTCATCcctatttataagtttttttaaaatacactataatatattaaaaagtatttgataaatttataaaataaaaaagaacacgacgttatgaatttataataaacttatCTTATAGAAAGTAAGAagtgtttaatttatttttaaaattttatcatcaattttaatcatattaattgcaCAATTATCATTACTAACATCCCGTGATGTCCATAATTTTACGTcatccaaaaaattttaatttttaaatataatctaacatcttataaactaaaaaatattttataaatatataaacttataaaatttaaaacaccAATTTAACCAAACACCATCCCAATTAAACACATGGATAGTcttttagggaaaaaaatgaaCCACATAAACAAAGACTATATTGATTCCCCAGcccaaaattatataattggagAGGGAATCAGGGTACCCTACATACGCGTGTCCGAGAAATATTCCGCCAAGCACCACAACATACAAAATCAAATCTCTTTTCCCGAGCTgtaaaaactatataaatttctGTACACTTGACGCCAGCATACACTTTTTTCATTCCCTCGTCATTTCACCAgcaagaaaaagggaaaattgaATAACGAAGCGCCATTCTCTGCTGCCCCGCCCCTGGCTCTTCATTTGATTTTCCCCCCTAATCCGCATGTCCCTGTAATTTCTTGCAAACCCTAGATTGTTTGTTGTTCGAATGTTTGTTTATCTGAGCATTGTTACATGTTTGGGTGTGTGGCGTTCCCATGGAGCTGTTTGGAGAATGGATCTTGCGTACGgatacttattattattattattattctcatgtattgtgtgtgtgtgtgtgtgtgtgttgatTATGTAATAATGTCAGCGAGTGATATTTTACTGTGGGGTAATTTTGTGTTATTCCGAATGAAACCGTTCCCGATGCATTGAACTTCGTCATGATCCTTTTCGTTTTCCGCGGACGCTTCGGGGTTCTCAATGAACTTTGTTGCTTAAATTGGGTTTTCGCTTGCAGAATTGAAGAATACAGGGTTCCGAGATTTGATTATGTATTAATGTCAGCGAGTGATATTTTACTGTGGggtaattttgtgtttttccgAATGAAAACGTTCCCGATGCATTGAACTTCGTCATGTTCCTTTTCGTTTTCCGCGGTCGCTTCGGGGTTTTCAAAGAACTTTGTTGCTTAAATTGGGTTTTCGCTTGCAGAATTGAAGCCGACAGGGTTCCCTGATATTTGGCTGGAATGTTATTCAGATAGCTAAAAACCATCGGTCAATTTGGAGGGAGCAAAGggaataattttgaaagagaattagGTGAAATTTATTGAGGGAATAGGTGGAAATAGCGGAAAACCGGGAGGAGGTGAATTTTACTGGGGAAAATGGGGGGTTCAAAAACGGAAGGGTCATCGGCGACGGTGTCACGGCGCGACCCATATGAGGTGCTTTCTGTCTCTAGGGATTCCTCTGATCTGGAGATTAAGACCGCTTACAGAAAGCTTGCTCTTAAGTAAGTCTCTCTTTGATCTTTCTTTCATGTTTACTCTAGTTTTTCGAAGAATTTAGTTCTATTGGGTGGAGTCAAGAATTGAAAGTCTGCATTGTCTCTTTATAAAGGTTTCTGAATTTTGAGGTGATTGTGTTTTTCCTCCTAAATGtctattatttatgtttatttttcccCCCTAATCTAAGGAGCagttatttatgtttattggTGTCGCTCCATTACGTGACCAGGGTTGAGATGCACGGAATTTTAACGGGATCTTAGTGAAATTACTGGCATTACAAAAGAGGTCGGTATAATAGGTTGATTGGAGGTCTcccattttcttttgtgtaCCAATTcccgttttcaaaatttaaaggtGTGCTGATGTGGATCAGGACGAATGCCCAGAAAATATTCTGATTACAGGAAACTTATGGTCTGTAATAACTAATAAGTTCTCCACACTTTGCACTCGTTTCAGTTTATTGCATTCTGTACTACATTTAGGGAAGGGCTAGCAGTGGATTTTGCTTATTCTCAAGGGATGAAGGAAGGAGATATCtgttcttttgtaattttgagagTACTAAATGTTGAATAAAAGTTTATTCTTCTGGCCTTTCCATGAGAAACACAGGCATCTAGAATAAGAAATAGGTTGTGTGAATTTCTCCCGTTGTTGTAACCACACCATTGAGAAGTACAAATTGCAGTTGAATAACAACTCAGTCACCCGTAGAATTTGCCTGTATAATACAGAACAgctgattttttaaaaaaatctaaagttTCTTGGAATAGTTAACAAATAAACCCTGGCAATTGATAGGTACCATCCAGACAAGAATTCTAACAATCCTGAAGCTTCTGAGCTTTTCCAGGAGGTTGCATATTCGTATAGTATTCTATCCGACCCAGAGAAGAGGAGGCAATACGATATTGCCGGATTTGAGGTACTCCTGTCTGTGATTAGATGTTTCTGTGAACTCTTTTAATCTTCAAATTTACTAAAGTTTTCAGGAAAAAAAGTTATGTTTGTGGtgtttaattatcaaatttgcaaAACTGCTTTTTCACAGCAAAGTTTGCTATAGGTTttgaagtaatttttgtttttgggccCACGGAAAGTATCTTAGGTTGAAGAGGGAAACAACTACTAAGTCATTTAGATTGTTTGAGTGGATTAATTTTCTTGGAGACTCCTGTTCGGAACTTCTTTGCATGCTTTGCTCTGTCTTCCTTGTGTCCTCTCACTTTTCTCAATCAAATAATACTCTGTTAAGTATAATCTCTACCTAGTTAGTATTTCAAGTAATTCAAACCATCTTTCTCTTTTGAGTAAGTTCTGCTGACTGTAATTGTTTTAATATCcattattaatgataattagGCGATTGAAGCTAAAGAAATGGATATGGAGATTGATTTGTCGAACCTTGGAACTGTAAACACGGTGTTTGCAGCTTTATTCAGGTTATATATgtgtttttgtatttgaatCCTTtattatatgtgtgtgttttacttttttatttttacagcAAGCTGGGTGTCCCAATAAAGACGACAATTCCGGCTACTGTTCTTGAAGAGGCTTTGAGTGGAACTCCCACAGTTAGACCTCTTCCAATTGGAAATTCAGTTAGTGGAAAGGTACTATCTCCCTTAAGACGATAAAGAGTTCAATTTTCTTGCTAATCTTAATTTCCctttattgttattttctattcatcttattattgttgtttttccGAAACAGGTCGAAAAGCAGTGTGCTCACTTCTTCAGTGTTTCTATTAATGAAGAACAAGCAGAGGCGGGAATTGTAGTTAGAGTTACTTCAGCTGCACAGAGCAAATTTAAGGTGTGTATTAATGTTACCTTGGGGGAAAAATCTTGTACATACCTGGATAGGGCATTCTTACTTTGTGAAGGATACTTCTTTCACTTTCACATTTCGATGTGTGTAGCCATGCACAAATGAGTTCCATTCTAATGGTTCTAATGATGCATTATTTGTAGCTGTTGTACTTTGAACATGAGGCAAATGGGGGATACGGTCTGGCGTTACAGGTAAATAAATTTGGTTTCAGTTTTGGTTGTTGAATAACTCTTTCTTTTGTCCAGCTAAAAGTATGAACTTCCATTTGAGATTTAGAGTATAATCTCGTCTAAGATAGTACATTTTCTCACACACGAtcaaaagataaatttgaataactaGAGAACATAAGAACAATATGATGTGATATTAGATTTCCTAAGTTGAAAAGTATAGCCATGGTGCATGTCTGCAACGCGCCTTTTTAAAGCATATCTTTacagaaataatttatatgattatacCATTATCATCTATACCAAAATTTgtgtttctaattttttagcCAAAATTTTCAGGACAAAGGCAGATTATAATCAGAAGCTTAGCaagaaaaatc
The window above is part of the Sesamum indicum cultivar Zhongzhi No. 13 linkage group LG2, S_indicum_v1.0, whole genome shotgun sequence genome. Proteins encoded here:
- the LOC105156365 gene encoding chaperone protein dnaJ 15 isoform X1, giving the protein MGGSKTEGSSATVSRRDPYEVLSVSRDSSDLEIKTAYRKLALKYHPDKNSNNPEASELFQEVAYSYSILSDPEKRRQYDIAGFEAIEAKEMDMEIDLSNLGTVNTVFAALFSKLGVPIKTTIPATVLEEALSGTPTVRPLPIGNSVSGKVEKQCAHFFSVSINEEQAEAGIVVRVTSAAQSKFKLLYFEHEANGGYGLALQEECERTGKVTTAGMYFLRFQVYRMDSTMNALAMAKDPEAAFFKRLEGLQPCEVSELKAGTHIFAVYGDNFFKPASYTIEALCAKSYEDTTHKLKDIEAQLLKKRNELRQFEIEYRKAVARFQEVTSRYSQEKQSVDELLKQRDSIHSSFTVARSLSLLSGSAHFGNSSSSKSWRFSLSLKGLDKK